TATCGATGAAGAACAGGATATCGCGTCCTTTGCCTTCAGAGTCGCCATCGCGGAAGTATTCGGCAATGGTCAAACCCGAAAGGGCCACACGTGCACGGGCGCCAGGGGGCTCGTTCATTTGGCCGAATACGAAGGTCGCTTTCGATTCCTTCAGTTCTTCTTTATTTACTGTCGAAAGGTCCCAGCCGCCTTTTTCCATCGAGTGCAGGAACTCATCACCATATTTGATAATGCCCGATTCGATCATCTCGCGCAGCAGGTCGTTCCCCTCACGGGTACGCTCGCCCACACCGGCAAATACCGATAAACCGGCATAAGCTTTCGCGATGTTGTTGATCAACTCCTGGATCAATACGGTTTTACCCACACCGGCGCCACCGAACAAACCGATCTTACCACCTTTTGCATAAGGCTCCAGCAGGTCGATAACCTTGATACCGGTAAACAGTACTTCGGTTTCGGTTGACAGGTCCTCGAAACGCGGGGGATCGTTGTGGATTGGCTTACCGTTGGAGTTATCCAGGTCGCCAAGGCCGTCGATAGATGCGCCAACCACGTTAAATACACGTCCTTTGATATCTTCGCCAACAGGCATTTTGATAGCTGAACCAAGGTCGGTTACAGGCATTCCGCGCAGTAAACCGTCGGTCGAGTCCATCGCTATGGCGCGCACGCGGTCTTCACCTAAGTGCTGCTGAACTTCTAAAATGATCTTTTGGCCGTTGTCTTTGATGATCTCCAAGGCGTCATAGATACGGGGAAGGTGACTATCGCCAGAGAAGCTAACGTCAACTACCGGACCGATGATCTGTGATATTTTTCCAATGTTTGGCATATATAACCGGGTAATTTAAAAGAATTTATAAATCAAAAATATATCTTTAAAAGATGGTCTTCTTTCGAGGCGCAAAGCTAAGATTATTTGGCAAATAAATAAAGAGTGTTGGAAATATTTTTAGGCGGTCGCATTTGGTTTATACTACGCACTAAATGAGGGCGATGACGATGTATGAATTACGTCTTGCATTTGTCAAAAATTCGTTACCTTGTTATTACGAAATTATTATGTTTGCATAGTAATTAACGAACCAATTATAACCCCTAAGACAATTAATTTATGAGGAAAATTTTACTACTGGCGCTTGCCATGGCGCCCGTGCTGGCTTTTGCGCAGGGTTTCCAGGTGAACCTGGAGGGCAATAAGCAGATAGGCATGGGCCACACCGGGACAGGCATGGCACAGGATGGTGCAGCCATATTTTTTAACCCGGGAGCCGTTGCGGCATTGCAGCAAAATTATGTGCAGGGGGGATAAGTCCGCTCATGTTCAAATCGGTATTCAATCCGGCCGGAACGAACGAACAATACCATACGGCAAACAAAGTTGCGCCGCCATTTACCTTTTATGGTGCATGGGGACCAAAAGCAGCAAAGTGGAAAGTTGGGCTGGGGGTTTATACGCCTTTCGGCGGACTGACCGACTGGGGAACCACCTGGCCGGGAAAATACACGGCCGAAATGCTGAATCTTAAAGCTATCTTCTTTCAGCCAACGCTGAGCTACCGGCTAACGGACCGCCTGAGTATCGGCGCGGGCTTTGTTTACAACCACTCGAGCGTCGACCTGACCCGCGGCATACCGCTGGATAATAGTTCGGGGCAGTCGGGCCAGGCCGAGATCAAAGGAAGCGGTAAGGGGTACGGGTGGAACGCCGGGATCTATTTCAAAGCGTCATCCAAACTCACCATCGGCTTCACGCACCGTTCCGAAGTTAAAACGACGATCAAGGACGGCGATGCTTTCTTCACGGTACCAACGTCGATACAGGGTAATTTCCCTTCGCCAAATCAATTTACCGCGAGCATTCCGCTGCCGGCAACAAATGGTATCGGCTTCGGCTTTTATCCAACCAAGCAATGGACGATAGCGCTTGATGCCAACCTGGTGGGCTGGAACTCGTTCAAGGCACTATCCTTCGACTATAAAAACAATACGGCAACTTTAAAGGATACGCATTCGCCCCGCAATTACAAAAATACGGTGAGCCTGCGCGCAGGTGCGCAGTATAAAGCGAAACCCGACCTGGCTTTGCGTTTCGGCGGCGGCTATGTAACCGCGGCTGCGCCGGATGGTTATGTTACGCCCGAGGTACCTGATGCAAGCCGCGTGTATGGTACACTGGGTCTTGGTTATACGCTTGCAAAGCACCTGGATATTGACGTATCGTTTGAGTATGAGCACCTGAACAGCCGCACGCAAACCAACATCGAAACCCAGCTATCGGGCACGTTTAAATCCAATGTTTATATACCGGGCATCTCGCTTGCTTATCACTGGTAATCCTTAAAGAAATTAATACATGAAAACGTTTAGAAAACATATATATCTTATTGCGGGATTACTGTTGCTTGGCGCCTGTAAGCCCGAACTGCACCCGGTTACACCCTCCAAAGGGAATGCCGATTTCAGTAAATACATTGCTGTTGGCAACTCGCTCACTGCCGGCTATGCCGACGGCGGCCTGTACCTTGAAGGGCAGCAAAATTCTTATCCGTCCATCATCGCCAAACAAATGCTGTCCGTCGGCGGGGGCGAGTTTAAACAACCCCTGTTCAGCGCCGACCAGGCCAATGGCTCGGGTTATCTG
Above is a window of Mucilaginibacter ginsenosidivorans DNA encoding:
- a CDS encoding OmpP1/FadL family transporter, with product MFKSVFNPAGTNEQYHTANKVAPPFTFYGAWGPKAAKWKVGLGVYTPFGGLTDWGTTWPGKYTAEMLNLKAIFFQPTLSYRLTDRLSIGAGFVYNHSSVDLTRGIPLDNSSGQSGQAEIKGSGKGYGWNAGIYFKASSKLTIGFTHRSEVKTTIKDGDAFFTVPTSIQGNFPSPNQFTASIPLPATNGIGFGFYPTKQWTIALDANLVGWNSFKALSFDYKNNTATLKDTHSPRNYKNTVSLRAGAQYKAKPDLALRFGGGYVTAAAPDGYVTPEVPDASRVYGTLGLGYTLAKHLDIDVSFEYEHLNSRTQTNIETQLSGTFKSNVYIPGISLAYHW
- the atpD gene encoding F0F1 ATP synthase subunit beta — protein: MPNIGKISQIIGPVVDVSFSGDSHLPRIYDALEIIKDNGQKIILEVQQHLGEDRVRAIAMDSTDGLLRGMPVTDLGSAIKMPVGEDIKGRVFNVVGASIDGLGDLDNSNGKPIHNDPPRFEDLSTETEVLFTGIKVIDLLEPYAKGGKIGLFGGAGVGKTVLIQELINNIAKAYAGLSVFAGVGERTREGNDLLREMIESGIIKYGDEFLHSMEKGGWDLSTVNKEELKESKATFVFGQMNEPPGARARVALSGLTIAEYFRDGDSEGKGRDILFFIDNIFRFTQAGSEVSALLGRMPSAVGYQPTLATEMGTMQERITSTKRGSITSVQAVYVPADDLTDPAPATTFAHLDATTVLSRKIAELGIYPAVDPLDSTSRILSAAVLGDEHYNCAQRVKETLQRYKELQDIIAILGMDELSEEDKLVVSRARRVQRFLSQPFHVAEQFTGLKGVLVDIKDTIKGFNMIMDGEVDEYPEAAFNLVGSIEDAIEKGKKLLAEANA
- a CDS encoding outer membrane protein transport protein, translated to MRKILLLALAMAPVLAFAQGFQVNLEGNKQIGMGHTGTGMAQDGAAIFFNPGAVAALQQNYVQGG